The Paenalcaligenes faecalis genome has a window encoding:
- the lipA gene encoding lipoyl synthase — protein MNNVNSPKPTVRPRDYDPTRKQKAEDKTSRLPVKFEQTERLKKPDWIRVKAAAPNSRFYDIKTILRERKLFTVCEEASCPNIGECFGKGTATFMIMGDKCTRRCPFCDVGHGRPDPLDTDEPANLAKAIGAMRLSYVVVTSVDRDDLRDGGAAHFAECIAQVREHSSHTTIEVLVPDFRGRLDKALDIFEQSPPDVMNHNLETIPRLYKQARPGADYEHSLKLLSQFKERCPDVPTKSGLMVGLGETNEEILEVMRDLRKHNVNMLTIGQYLQPSEHHLPVMRYVTPDEFKYLEEQAYEMGFTHAAIGAMVRSSYHADQQAEAAGVA, from the coding sequence ATGAATAATGTGAACTCTCCCAAACCTACCGTGCGTCCACGCGACTACGATCCAACTCGTAAGCAAAAGGCCGAAGATAAAACCTCGCGTTTGCCCGTTAAGTTCGAGCAAACCGAGCGACTAAAAAAACCCGATTGGATTCGTGTTAAGGCCGCCGCACCTAATTCTCGTTTTTACGACATTAAAACGATTTTGCGCGAACGCAAGTTATTTACCGTTTGCGAGGAAGCCTCCTGTCCGAACATTGGTGAGTGTTTTGGTAAGGGGACTGCCACGTTCATGATTATGGGTGATAAATGTACACGTCGCTGCCCATTTTGTGATGTAGGGCATGGTCGTCCTGACCCATTAGATACGGATGAGCCAGCCAACCTAGCCAAAGCGATTGGGGCAATGCGATTGTCTTATGTCGTCGTGACCTCTGTGGATAGAGACGATTTACGTGATGGGGGCGCCGCGCATTTTGCTGAGTGTATTGCTCAGGTACGGGAACATTCCTCACACACCACTATCGAAGTTTTGGTTCCGGATTTTCGTGGTCGTCTCGATAAGGCATTGGATATTTTTGAACAAAGCCCACCGGATGTGATGAATCATAATCTGGAAACGATTCCGCGTTTATATAAACAGGCTCGTCCCGGCGCGGACTATGAGCACTCGCTAAAACTGTTGTCGCAGTTTAAAGAGCGTTGTCCCGATGTACCGACTAAATCGGGGTTGATGGTTGGTTTAGGTGAAACTAACGAGGAAATTCTTGAGGTTATGCGTGATTTGCGTAAGCATAACGTCAATATGCTTACGATTGGTCAATACCTGCAGCCGTCAGAACATCATTTGCCCGTGATGCGTTATGTCACCCCAGACGAGTTCAAGTACCTCGAAGAGCAAGCCTATGAAATGGGCTTTACTCATGCTGCTATTGGTGCGATGGTACGTTCTTCATACCATGCGGATCAGCAGGCCGAAGCAGCGGGTGTTGCCTAA
- a CDS encoding alpha/beta hydrolase, with amino-acid sequence MERIKTAQYQGKAGVIDCAIDWPEANQPITGWALILHPHPLHGGARNNKVVTTMSRAATLHGLVALRPDFRGVGASEGEFNHGHGETLDMIEVVQQFQAQFSEICSGHFMLGGFSFGTSVAAQLYATLASTGQRTPQALVLAGCAVERFRFVDELRVPNHTYLVHGEADEVVPLSESMAFAKNHDLAVSVIPETGHFFHGKLILLRELVSAQWQLGMLRQA; translated from the coding sequence ATGGAACGTATAAAGACGGCTCAGTACCAAGGGAAAGCAGGTGTCATTGATTGTGCAATTGATTGGCCCGAAGCAAATCAACCTATTACAGGTTGGGCTCTTATTTTACACCCGCACCCTTTGCATGGTGGTGCCAGAAATAATAAAGTCGTAACGACCATGAGTCGTGCAGCAACATTGCACGGTTTAGTGGCGCTAAGGCCTGACTTTCGTGGGGTGGGGGCTTCCGAGGGCGAATTTAACCACGGCCATGGCGAAACCCTAGACATGATAGAGGTCGTGCAGCAGTTTCAGGCGCAGTTCTCTGAGATTTGCTCTGGCCACTTTATGCTTGGTGGTTTTTCGTTTGGCACGTCTGTTGCCGCACAGCTTTACGCCACCTTAGCGAGTACCGGTCAGCGTACCCCACAGGCTTTGGTTTTAGCCGGTTGTGCAGTAGAGCGCTTTAGATTTGTTGATGAGCTTCGTGTCCCCAATCACACCTATTTAGTTCATGGTGAGGCCGATGAGGTTGTCCCTTTATCTGAAAGCATGGCGTTTGCGAAAAACCATGATTTAGCCGTTAGTGTGATTCCAGAGACGGGCCACTTTTTTCATGGCAAACTCATTTTATTACGTGAATTGGTCAGTGCGCAGTGGCAATTGGGTATGCTACGCCAAGCTTAG
- a CDS encoding D-amino acid aminotransferase — protein sequence MIANVDPNTIVYLNGDYTRLADAKVSVLDRGFIFGDGIYDVVPAYKGQAFRMDEHLGRLERSLKLIGLEVNYTRQDWEKLVLDMLARVSQGQDCMVYLHVTRGAAKRDHAFPANTTPTVFCMVTPFERPSVAREKGLTAISIPDVRWLMCHIKSISLLGNVLARQQAVDAGVDEVIQFRDGYMTEGSSTNIWVVKDGVLLAPPRDNLILEGIRYRLLEELAAKAGIPFEARPISEAEVEAADELLLTSATKEVLPILQYNGKPVGTGQLGPVYQALRAGYDQILDQLEG from the coding sequence ATGATTGCAAACGTAGATCCAAACACTATCGTCTATCTAAACGGAGACTATACGCGCTTAGCTGACGCTAAAGTTTCGGTGTTGGATCGCGGTTTTATTTTTGGTGACGGTATTTATGACGTAGTGCCAGCCTATAAAGGCCAAGCCTTTCGTATGGATGAGCACTTAGGCCGCCTAGAACGAAGCCTAAAACTGATTGGTTTAGAGGTAAATTACACTCGTCAAGACTGGGAAAAGCTGGTGCTAGATATGCTAGCGCGCGTCAGCCAAGGTCAGGACTGCATGGTGTATTTGCATGTGACACGTGGTGCAGCTAAACGCGATCATGCGTTCCCTGCGAATACGACACCGACGGTATTTTGTATGGTGACTCCTTTTGAGCGTCCTTCTGTGGCGCGTGAAAAAGGCTTAACCGCGATTTCTATTCCTGATGTGCGTTGGTTAATGTGTCATATCAAATCTATTTCGTTGTTGGGTAACGTATTGGCACGCCAGCAGGCGGTTGATGCAGGTGTAGACGAGGTCATTCAGTTCCGTGATGGATATATGACCGAGGGCTCATCTACGAATATCTGGGTGGTAAAAGACGGGGTATTATTGGCGCCTCCGCGTGATAATTTGATCCTAGAGGGGATTCGTTACCGTTTACTCGAGGAACTGGCCGCCAAAGCAGGTATTCCCTTCGAGGCTCGTCCGATCTCAGAGGCCGAGGTCGAAGCCGCCGATGAACTTTTGCTGACATCTGCCACCAAAGAAGTCTTACCGATTTTGCAATACAACGGTAAACCCGTTGGTACAGGTCAATTAGGTCCAGTCTATCAGGCACTACGTGCTGGCTATGATCAGATACTGGATCAACTAGAGGGCTAA
- a CDS encoding uracil-DNA glycosylase, with protein MQMQQLGLLDQPETLNQLAGSLQPLVAALSPSWQQVLQQEPLQSKLQLLDHWLKQRLSAGAVIYPANPFYALTLSQPEDIKVVILGQDPYHGPGQAQGLAFSVPDYIARPPSLRNIYEELHLEYPEYANQPPQHDLSAWAKQGVLLLNTSLTVEDGKAASHANKGWEYISDGILRHILTLATPKVFMLWGNHAQAKQPLIDEYATAPVLSLHSNHPSPLSAKRKPTPFIGNGHFMQCNEWLEQHGEKPISWL; from the coding sequence ATGCAAATGCAACAACTAGGGCTGTTAGATCAGCCAGAAACGCTTAATCAATTAGCCGGCTCTCTACAGCCTTTGGTTGCGGCATTATCCCCCAGCTGGCAACAGGTACTCCAACAAGAGCCCTTGCAGTCTAAATTACAATTACTAGACCATTGGCTCAAACAGCGATTGTCTGCTGGGGCGGTGATCTATCCTGCCAACCCTTTCTATGCCCTTACGCTCAGTCAGCCCGAGGACATCAAAGTGGTCATCTTAGGCCAAGACCCGTATCACGGCCCAGGCCAAGCCCAAGGCTTGGCCTTTTCTGTGCCGGACTACATAGCACGTCCGCCTAGTCTACGTAATATCTACGAAGAGCTGCACCTTGAGTACCCAGAATACGCAAATCAACCTCCTCAACATGATCTAAGCGCATGGGCTAAACAGGGTGTGTTGCTACTCAATACTTCCCTCACTGTAGAGGACGGTAAAGCCGCCTCTCATGCAAACAAAGGGTGGGAATACATCAGTGATGGCATTTTGCGGCATATTCTGACCTTAGCAACCCCTAAGGTGTTTATGCTGTGGGGCAATCATGCCCAAGCCAAACAACCTCTGATTGATGAGTACGCCACCGCACCGGTATTAAGCCTGCACTCAAACCACCCCTCACCTTTATCAGCAAAAAGAAAGCCCACTCCCTTTATTGGGAATGGGCATTTTATGCAGTGCAACGAATGGCTAGAGCAACACGGAGAAAAACCAATTAGCTGGCTTTGA
- a CDS encoding MarR family winged helix-turn-helix transcriptional regulator: MTESVFVDNYLPALLAQASQIISTEFHQVVQKNGLSITEWRVLSTLSGAGVVSVGHLARIATSKQPTVTRVVDKMVQAGYVHRVAHNGDRRVTLVEITETGKYLISGLIEEAKKHEDEVVRRLQPLDVTALKATLRRLIAENRVEE; this comes from the coding sequence GTGACAGAATCCGTGTTTGTGGACAATTATTTACCTGCTCTTCTGGCGCAGGCCAGCCAAATTATTTCGACGGAGTTCCATCAGGTAGTACAGAAAAATGGCCTTTCGATTACCGAGTGGCGCGTGCTTTCTACACTTTCAGGTGCTGGAGTAGTGAGTGTGGGACATTTGGCGCGTATAGCAACCAGCAAGCAGCCCACGGTGACACGTGTGGTGGATAAGATGGTTCAAGCCGGTTATGTGCATCGAGTGGCTCATAACGGTGATAGACGGGTGACTTTGGTCGAAATTACGGAGACCGGAAAGTATTTGATTTCCGGTCTAATTGAAGAAGCTAAAAAACATGAGGATGAGGTGGTGCGCCGTCTACAACCTTTAGATGTGACGGCACTTAAAGCCACGTTGCGTCGATTGATCGCAGAGAATCGCGTCGAGGAATAA
- a CDS encoding DUF493 family protein, which produces MEIKPEDSLIEYPSEFPIKVMGKAVPEFSQVLTELVLEHDPRFDPATLEMRPSGKGNYVGLTFRVWATSREQLDTLYRALHGHPLVSIVM; this is translated from the coding sequence ATGGAAATTAAACCCGAAGATTCTCTTATTGAATACCCGTCCGAGTTCCCCATTAAAGTGATGGGCAAAGCGGTGCCCGAGTTTTCTCAGGTGCTGACGGAATTAGTTCTGGAACATGACCCACGTTTTGATCCCGCTACATTGGAAATGCGTCCAAGCGGCAAAGGCAATTATGTGGGGTTAACGTTCCGTGTTTGGGCTACCTCACGAGAGCAGCTTGACACCTTATACCGTGCCTTACATGGTCATCCTTTAGTTTCAATTGTTATGTAG
- a CDS encoding D-alanyl-D-alanine carboxypeptidase family protein has product MLKTGRISLRRYLAALTLAFAPFALSAQDMAGAATEPALLSELSSIPAPTLGAKAWLSLDVNSNQIIAAHNLDERIEPASLTKLMTAYLVFQAIEAGRLQLDQEVHVSENAWRTEGSRMFINPNTQVKVNDLLQGVIVQSGNDATVALAEAVAGSEDAFAALMNEEAKRQGLTNTHFENGSGLPHPDHLTSVRDLGILAKNLVTDFPQHLHYYSQKEYLYNKIKQPNRNRLLWLDTTVDGLKTGHTKSAGYGLVTTALRDGRRIVTVVTGTANDAARTEDSLKLLNWSYQNFETVELYQPNQPIVTARIWEGEVDTVGLGLKRSVWVTVPRGQSGDIKPMAHYTQPLMAPVSQDQQVGTVAFSLGGQVIANEPLLALNNVPQAGFMGRMIDKVRMWFN; this is encoded by the coding sequence ATGTTGAAAACAGGTCGAATTTCACTACGTCGCTATTTAGCGGCTCTCACTTTGGCATTTGCTCCTTTTGCGTTATCCGCTCAGGATATGGCAGGCGCAGCCACAGAGCCCGCTTTGCTCAGCGAACTATCTTCTATCCCTGCTCCCACCTTAGGTGCTAAGGCGTGGTTGAGCTTAGATGTAAACAGCAATCAAATCATTGCGGCTCATAATCTGGATGAGCGTATCGAGCCTGCCTCATTGACTAAGCTCATGACTGCTTATTTGGTGTTTCAGGCCATTGAAGCGGGTAGGCTGCAGTTAGATCAAGAGGTTCATGTATCCGAAAACGCATGGCGTACCGAAGGTTCGCGTATGTTTATCAATCCGAACACGCAGGTCAAGGTCAATGACTTACTGCAAGGGGTGATTGTCCAGTCGGGTAATGATGCCACTGTTGCTTTAGCAGAGGCGGTGGCAGGCAGTGAGGATGCATTTGCAGCACTCATGAACGAGGAAGCAAAGCGTCAGGGTTTAACCAATACCCACTTTGAAAACGGAAGCGGTCTGCCCCATCCAGATCATTTAACCTCTGTACGCGACTTAGGTATTTTGGCTAAAAACTTAGTCACGGATTTTCCTCAACATTTGCACTACTACAGCCAAAAAGAATATCTATACAATAAAATTAAACAGCCAAACCGGAACCGGTTGCTGTGGCTAGATACGACGGTAGATGGCTTGAAAACAGGTCATACCAAATCAGCAGGTTATGGCTTAGTGACGACGGCATTACGTGATGGACGCCGTATTGTGACGGTAGTGACGGGTACTGCCAATGATGCCGCACGCACCGAAGACAGTTTAAAGTTACTGAATTGGAGTTATCAAAACTTTGAGACAGTTGAACTCTATCAGCCGAATCAACCTATTGTGACGGCCCGTATTTGGGAAGGCGAGGTTGATACGGTAGGCTTAGGTCTAAAACGCTCTGTTTGGGTGACTGTGCCTCGTGGTCAATCGGGTGATATTAAACCGATGGCTCATTACACTCAGCCTTTAATGGCCCCCGTAAGCCAAGATCAGCAGGTAGGTACGGTGGCATTTAGCTTAGGCGGACAAGTGATCGCAAACGAGCCGTTATTAGCGCTAAATAACGTTCCCCAAGCTGGGTTTATGGGGCGTATGATTGATAAAGTTCGTATGTGGTTTAACTAA
- the galU gene encoding UTP--glucose-1-phosphate uridylyltransferase GalU: protein MKPIRKAVFPVAGLGTRFLPATKAMPKEMLPIVDKPLIQYAVEEAIAAGVTELIFITGRNKRAIEDHFDRAPELEFELAAKQKNELLDIVQNVIPAHVNCIYTRQANPLGLGHAVLCAAPIVGNEPFLVLLADDLIDASPAVALQMVEAAHQHNGSIIAVQHIDPSETDKYGIVSGEMVATQTMRLDGIIEKPAPADAPSQCAVVGRYVLEPEIFDHLRRIKPGVGGELQLTDGIASLLQKKAVYGFEYQGTRYDCGSKDGFFKATVEFGRKYHGLSTD from the coding sequence ATGAAACCCATTCGCAAAGCTGTTTTCCCCGTTGCAGGTCTAGGCACGCGTTTTTTGCCCGCGACTAAAGCCATGCCTAAGGAAATGCTTCCCATTGTGGATAAGCCCTTAATTCAGTACGCGGTCGAAGAAGCCATTGCCGCTGGCGTCACCGAGTTAATTTTTATCACAGGCCGCAACAAACGAGCCATTGAAGACCATTTTGATCGCGCTCCTGAACTGGAGTTTGAACTCGCTGCCAAACAAAAAAACGAACTGCTAGATATCGTACAAAATGTAATTCCGGCGCATGTAAACTGTATTTATACACGGCAAGCTAACCCTTTAGGCTTAGGTCATGCGGTGTTATGTGCTGCTCCCATCGTAGGAAACGAGCCCTTTTTAGTCTTATTGGCTGATGATCTCATTGACGCCTCTCCTGCTGTCGCCTTACAAATGGTCGAAGCCGCCCATCAGCACAATGGCAGTATTATCGCAGTTCAACATATAGACCCCAGTGAAACAGATAAATACGGCATCGTATCTGGGGAAATGGTAGCCACACAAACCATGCGATTAGACGGCATCATCGAAAAACCCGCTCCGGCCGACGCCCCAAGTCAATGTGCGGTCGTGGGCCGCTATGTATTAGAACCAGAGATCTTTGACCATTTACGTCGCATTAAACCCGGCGTAGGCGGAGAGCTTCAACTCACGGATGGTATTGCCAGCCTATTACAAAAAAAGGCCGTATATGGCTTTGAGTACCAAGGCACGCGTTATGATTGCGGCAGCAAAGATGGCTTTTTTAAAGCCACCGTCGAATTTGGTCGTAAATACCACGGTTTAAGTACCGATTAA
- the lipB gene encoding lipoyl(octanoyl) transferase LipB: MALQLRWLSGQPDFETIWQAMQDYTNARTADSPDEIWLLEHPPVYTLGQAGKPEHILNPQTIPVVKTDRGGQVTYHGPGQLIAYCLIDLRRQGIYVREYVTRLEDAIIATLAHFSIPSQRKDNAPGVYVQGKQVLNNLYGRDELVKIAALGVKIRNGRSYHGLSLNVDMDLRPFLGINPCGYAGLGTTDMQACGQSLTLSQVGQVLSLQLKHQFSAHTENVYE, encoded by the coding sequence ATGGCATTACAGTTACGTTGGCTGTCTGGTCAGCCTGATTTTGAAACGATTTGGCAGGCCATGCAGGACTATACCAACGCGCGCACGGCGGATAGCCCAGATGAAATTTGGTTACTGGAGCATCCGCCTGTGTACACCTTGGGACAAGCCGGTAAGCCAGAGCATATTCTGAATCCTCAGACGATTCCGGTTGTGAAAACAGATCGTGGAGGTCAGGTTACCTATCATGGTCCCGGGCAACTGATTGCGTACTGTTTGATTGATTTACGTCGCCAAGGCATTTATGTACGCGAGTACGTGACTCGCCTAGAGGACGCTATTATTGCGACATTGGCTCACTTTTCTATACCTAGCCAACGTAAAGACAATGCCCCTGGGGTCTATGTACAAGGCAAACAGGTGTTGAATAACCTCTATGGTAGGGATGAATTGGTTAAGATTGCTGCCTTGGGTGTTAAAATACGCAATGGTCGCAGTTATCACGGTTTGTCATTAAATGTGGATATGGATTTGCGTCCCTTTTTAGGGATAAATCCCTGCGGTTATGCAGGCTTAGGTACCACCGATATGCAGGCTTGCGGTCAATCATTGACACTATCTCAGGTAGGTCAGGTCTTGTCCTTACAGCTAAAGCATCAATTTAGCGCACACACAGAAAACGTTTATGAATAA
- the trpC gene encoding indole-3-glycerol phosphate synthase TrpC, which produces MNDILAKILQTKKEEVAAARQLRSEADLLREAKSRKDVRGFARALQYKISQGKPAIIAEVKKASPSKGIIRENFNPTEIATSYAAHGAACLSVLTDMQYFQGSYDHLRQARAACALPILRKDFMVDPYQIIHARAIGADCILLIVAALSPNQLLEYEALANELGMDVLVEVHDQAELDIALNMKSVLLGINNRDLRTFETSIQNTIQLLDLIPEDKLVITESGILNADDVKTMRDHKVNAFLVGEAFMRQPDPGVALEQLFFN; this is translated from the coding sequence ATGAACGATATTCTCGCTAAAATCCTACAAACAAAAAAAGAAGAAGTCGCTGCTGCTCGTCAATTACGTAGCGAAGCCGATCTATTGCGCGAAGCCAAAAGTCGTAAAGACGTGCGTGGTTTTGCTCGTGCTCTACAATATAAAATTAGCCAAGGTAAACCCGCTATTATTGCTGAGGTAAAAAAAGCCTCGCCCTCCAAAGGCATTATCCGTGAGAATTTCAATCCTACGGAAATCGCGACCTCTTATGCAGCTCATGGTGCAGCTTGCCTATCTGTGTTAACCGATATGCAATACTTCCAAGGCTCTTACGATCATTTGCGTCAAGCCCGTGCTGCATGTGCTTTGCCTATTTTACGCAAAGACTTTATGGTCGACCCCTATCAAATCATTCATGCTCGCGCCATTGGGGCAGATTGTATTTTGTTAATTGTTGCTGCCCTCAGCCCCAACCAGCTTTTAGAATACGAAGCCTTAGCCAACGAACTAGGTATGGACGTATTAGTCGAGGTGCATGATCAAGCCGAGCTAGATATTGCCCTAAACATGAAAAGTGTATTGTTAGGCATCAATAACCGTGACTTGCGCACCTTTGAGACCAGTATCCAAAATACCATTCAGTTGCTGGATTTAATCCCAGAAGACAAACTCGTCATTACAGAAAGTGGTATTCTTAATGCTGACGATGTAAAAACCATGCGCGATCATAAAGTTAACGCGTTTTTAGTGGGTGAGGCCTTTATGCGTCAGCCCGATCCAGGGGTGGCGTTGGAACAATTGTTTTTTAACTAA
- a CDS encoding type III pantothenate kinase has protein sequence MSLLIDIGNTRVKIGYADADGIRQPHHTIALTHAELSQLPLWLKQHGLRPDYAFAISVSAPALSEQLHLLLHQQGCRVHWLDATTACNLLHNDYEYPERLGADRWLALIGVLALHKKEALRPIVHASFGTATTVDTIMPASTTQSARFVGGLILPGPKLMYDSLALNTAKLGNGIGTIAPFPTNTRAAISSGIAAAQAGAVLRQWQLAAQYQQGTPLLVCSGGGWELIQEEIYQAYSQQLRLANLDDDPVIWQPTPVLDGLAYMATQNLLTD, from the coding sequence ATGAGTCTACTCATTGATATAGGTAATACCCGCGTAAAAATCGGTTATGCCGATGCGGATGGCATCAGGCAGCCACACCACACTATCGCTCTTACCCATGCCGAACTATCACAACTACCCCTTTGGCTTAAACAACATGGCTTACGGCCTGATTACGCCTTTGCTATTTCTGTTTCAGCCCCAGCCCTCTCTGAGCAACTGCACCTTTTACTACATCAACAAGGCTGTCGTGTTCATTGGTTAGATGCCACCACAGCCTGCAATTTATTGCATAATGACTATGAATACCCTGAACGATTAGGGGCAGACCGTTGGCTAGCCTTAATTGGTGTTTTAGCCTTACATAAAAAAGAGGCCCTACGCCCTATTGTGCATGCCAGCTTTGGAACAGCCACTACCGTGGACACCATTATGCCCGCTAGCACTACCCAGTCGGCTCGATTTGTGGGCGGGCTTATTTTGCCCGGCCCCAAGCTCATGTATGACTCATTAGCCTTAAATACCGCTAAATTAGGAAATGGTATCGGAACCATTGCCCCTTTTCCTACTAATACTCGGGCGGCAATTAGCTCAGGGATCGCTGCAGCTCAAGCCGGAGCCGTATTGCGGCAATGGCAATTAGCAGCACAATATCAACAAGGTACACCGTTATTAGTATGCAGTGGAGGTGGCTGGGAGTTAATCCAAGAGGAAATATACCAGGCCTATTCCCAGCAACTACGCCTCGCTAATCTAGACGATGATCCTGTCATCTGGCAGCCCACCCCTGTGCTAGATGGTTTGGCTTATATGGCAACGCAGAACTTATTGACTGACTAA
- a CDS encoding biotin--[acetyl-CoA-carboxylase] ligase — protein sequence MPSKHCSAALGLASPSELCQQLQAQLPFFPTISWVERTDSTNGDLMSLARSGNGQLIRPWLLGAHFQDRGRGRAGRTWVNSNGSHLMFSCAFDVFLPARQLATLSPLAGVAATEALRSFLPIQDVPKLSMKWPNDLQWHQAKLAGILTEVTRASTSPLSNDHHVVIIGIGINLNDARALSQSLNRNVADWAEIVAEVPTLKDITAAELTSRIAKAWYQALNEVTAHGFQDLVQRYKKVDGLKDQHLNILDNNQVVLAGIGSGINEQGQLVIRQGNQSHAISVGEVSVRPFDPDAAP from the coding sequence ATGCCATCTAAACACTGCTCTGCGGCCTTAGGCCTAGCATCCCCATCTGAGCTTTGCCAGCAACTACAAGCACAGTTGCCTTTTTTTCCTACAATTTCGTGGGTAGAACGCACAGACTCCACAAATGGTGATCTGATGTCATTAGCTCGATCAGGCAATGGGCAACTAATCCGTCCTTGGTTGTTAGGTGCTCACTTTCAAGATCGAGGCCGAGGTCGGGCAGGTCGAACCTGGGTCAATAGCAATGGTTCACATTTAATGTTTTCCTGTGCTTTTGATGTCTTTTTACCCGCCCGCCAGTTAGCGACCTTATCCCCCTTGGCAGGGGTTGCTGCCACCGAAGCGCTACGTTCGTTCCTGCCTATTCAAGATGTCCCAAAGCTCAGTATGAAATGGCCAAACGATTTACAGTGGCATCAAGCAAAACTGGCTGGCATCCTAACTGAAGTCACCCGAGCCAGTACCTCTCCGTTAAGTAACGATCATCATGTTGTCATCATCGGGATAGGTATTAATCTTAATGATGCCCGGGCTTTAAGCCAATCCTTGAATAGAAACGTGGCCGATTGGGCTGAAATCGTTGCTGAAGTTCCAACCCTAAAAGACATTACAGCGGCTGAGTTAACGTCTCGTATTGCCAAGGCATGGTATCAGGCCCTGAATGAGGTCACCGCACACGGCTTTCAGGACTTAGTGCAACGGTATAAAAAAGTAGATGGATTAAAAGACCAGCATCTCAATATTTTAGACAACAATCAAGTCGTGCTGGCAGGCATAGGCAGCGGCATTAACGAACAAGGTCAGCTCGTCATCCGTCAAGGCAATCAAAGCCATGCTATTTCTGTAGGCGAGGTCTCTGTGCGCCCTTTTGATCCTGATGCAGCCCCATGA